A genomic window from Candidatus Denitrolinea symbiosum includes:
- a CDS encoding TlpA family protein disulfide reductase, with protein sequence MTWALVLGMIWTVTSRVSSTQPQAQPGAVAKEGFSAPDFTLDLLGGGKVTLSDLRGKVVLVNFWTSWCPPCRLEMPAIEKTYRSYKELGFVVIGLNLTAQDSERAVAEFVKEIGVTFPIALDRDNEVGNLYRNTALPTSFFIDRNGVIRSVIVGGPMSEALIQSKVEELLREGE encoded by the coding sequence ATGACTTGGGCTTTAGTTCTCGGAATGATTTGGACTGTCACCTCGCGCGTCTCTTCCACTCAGCCTCAGGCACAGCCAGGCGCTGTGGCAAAAGAAGGTTTCTCCGCCCCAGACTTTACCCTCGACTTGCTGGGTGGCGGTAAAGTTACACTTTCCGATTTGCGCGGCAAAGTGGTGCTGGTCAACTTTTGGACATCCTGGTGCCCACCCTGCCGATTGGAAATGCCAGCGATTGAAAAAACGTATCGCAGTTATAAGGAACTTGGATTTGTGGTGATCGGATTGAACCTCACCGCCCAGGACTCGGAACGAGCGGTGGCTGAATTTGTGAAAGAAATCGGTGTCACCTTCCCCATCGCGCTCGACCGTGATAACGAAGTAGGCAATTTATATCGTAATACTGCCCTGCCCACTTCGTTTTTCATTGACCGCAATGGCGTAATCCGCTCGGTCATTGTCGGCGGACCGATGAGCGAAGCGCTGATTCAATCCAAAGTCGAAGAGTTGTTGCGGGAGGGCGAGTAA
- a CDS encoding cupredoxin domain-containing protein, whose product MSQIQIFVVLSGIVLTVLIAWYFWFAPKAQTRVAVSASGAQEVAVIVKGGYTPDVIVVQKGRPVRLTFTRQESSACSEQVLFPDFNKSSPLPEGEPTTIEFTPDKAGEYGFQCQMGMLRGKLIVEEG is encoded by the coding sequence ATGTCTCAAATCCAAATCTTTGTAGTTCTTTCAGGAATTGTACTCACTGTATTGATTGCCTGGTATTTCTGGTTCGCGCCCAAAGCGCAGACCCGCGTTGCTGTATCGGCATCGGGCGCGCAGGAGGTGGCGGTCATCGTGAAAGGCGGCTACACACCTGATGTGATTGTCGTGCAAAAAGGTCGCCCAGTGCGTTTGACGTTCACGCGCCAGGAAAGTTCGGCGTGCTCGGAACAAGTGCTATTCCCTGACTTCAACAAGAGTTCACCCCTGCCTGAAGGCGAGCCGACAACCATTGAATTCACTCCTGATAAAGCAGGTGAGTATGGCTTTCAATGCCAGATGGGCATGTTGCGCGGGAAGTTGATCGTGGAAGAAGGATAA
- a CDS encoding methyltransferase domain-containing protein — protein MSQSSNEKRYIPALSFRWLTPLYDPLLKWVMREETFKRKLIQQANIQPHMKILDLGCGTGTLTVMLRRAHPEAEVTGLDGDPEVLEIAREKSRGLDVQWDEGLASSLPYPDSAFDRVVTSLVIHHLVTADKRRAFEEIYRVLKPRGELYILDFGAPHSSLTRFMTTYMRRLEETADNFDGLIPRFVTEAGFGGVKEAENFVTVFGPLSIIQAMKGA, from the coding sequence ATGAGTCAATCCTCAAATGAAAAGCGTTACATTCCCGCATTAAGTTTTCGCTGGCTCACGCCGCTGTATGATCCCTTGCTCAAATGGGTTATGCGCGAAGAGACATTCAAACGAAAGTTAATTCAACAAGCAAATATTCAGCCGCATATGAAAATCCTCGACCTCGGTTGCGGCACAGGCACGTTGACCGTCATGCTCAGGCGGGCGCATCCTGAAGCCGAAGTTACAGGGTTGGATGGCGACCCAGAAGTCTTGGAGATTGCGCGGGAAAAATCTCGCGGTCTGGATGTTCAATGGGATGAAGGACTCGCTTCCTCCCTCCCGTATCCTGATTCCGCTTTCGATAGAGTTGTTACCAGCCTCGTCATTCACCACCTCGTCACCGCAGATAAGCGTCGCGCGTTCGAAGAAATATATCGTGTGCTTAAGCCGCGCGGCGAGCTATACATTCTTGATTTTGGCGCGCCGCATTCGTCGCTCACCCGCTTCATGACCACATACATGCGCCGTCTCGAAGAGACTGCCGACAACTTCGACGGGTTGATCCCGCGCTTCGTAACAGAGGCAGGTTTCGGCGGAGTCAAAGAAGCGGAGAATTTCGTCACCGTATTTGGTCCGTTATCCATCATCCAAGCCATGAAAGGAGCTTGA
- a CDS encoding prolipoprotein diacylglyceryl transferase, producing the protein MFPYLRLGPFLLQMPLLALVIGFWIGATFIEREAARLGLNKEKINNLIGYGLVGGILGARLVYAAQYASVYLANPLGLFSLSTSTFSPVGGFVIGIAAAALYGYRQKLPLRQTLDALTPGLSFFMIAIGASHLLSGNAYGAPSRVPWAMYLWSDYRHPSQLYEIFLALVIFTVVLPKMIPANAPGARFVQFVALIAVARVFLEAFRGDSILWLDGYRAAQVMGLVVLIGCMVLLRQWERTGQHESILK; encoded by the coding sequence ATGTTTCCATATCTTCGTTTGGGACCCTTCCTGCTCCAAATGCCCTTGCTCGCCCTGGTCATCGGCTTTTGGATTGGCGCAACATTCATCGAGCGCGAAGCCGCCCGTCTCGGTCTGAACAAGGAGAAAATCAATAACCTGATCGGATACGGTTTGGTCGGCGGGATTCTTGGCGCAAGGCTCGTGTATGCGGCGCAATATGCCTCGGTCTATCTGGCGAACCCGCTCGGCTTGTTTTCGTTGAGCACAAGCACGTTTTCGCCTGTCGGAGGTTTCGTGATCGGCATTGCCGCTGCCGCGCTGTATGGATACCGTCAGAAACTTCCGCTTCGTCAAACATTGGACGCGCTCACACCTGGATTGTCATTCTTCATGATCGCAATCGGCGCGTCTCACCTCCTAAGCGGCAATGCCTATGGCGCGCCGTCGCGCGTTCCCTGGGCGATGTATCTGTGGTCAGACTATCGCCACCCGTCGCAACTTTATGAAATCTTTCTCGCGCTGGTGATATTTACAGTTGTGCTTCCCAAAATGATTCCAGCCAATGCGCCTGGCGCGCGCTTCGTACAATTCGTTGCCCTCATTGCGGTTGCGCGAGTGTTTCTTGAAGCCTTTCGCGGCGACAGTATTCTCTGGCTGGATGGCTACCGCGCCGCGCAGGTGATGGGTCTGGTCGTTCTTATTGGTTGTATGGTTTTATTGAGACAATGGGAAAGGACAGGTCAACATGAGTCAATCCTCAAATGA